One genomic region from Pseudomonas sp. R5-89-07 encodes:
- a CDS encoding DUF3833 domain-containing protein, whose protein sequence is MPRLLASLLLMLSLCSCTGVGVEHYADQQPKLDLERFFSKPVKAWGIFEKRSGEVAKRFEVDIASRREGNNLILDERFLYSDGTRQRRVWTLTPDGPHRWRGRAGDVVGEAIGEVAGNTLRWRYRLNLPVDGSVYEVSFDDWMYLMDEDTLINRSSMSKFGVEWGQVTLFFRRQ, encoded by the coding sequence ATGCCACGTCTTCTGGCTTCACTGTTGTTGATGCTGAGCCTGTGCAGTTGCACGGGGGTCGGCGTCGAGCACTACGCCGACCAGCAACCGAAACTGGACCTGGAGCGCTTCTTCAGCAAACCGGTCAAGGCCTGGGGGATATTCGAAAAGCGTTCCGGCGAAGTGGCCAAGCGCTTTGAAGTGGACATTGCCAGCCGGCGCGAGGGCAATAACCTGATTCTCGATGAACGCTTCCTGTACAGCGACGGCACGCGCCAGCGTCGGGTATGGACGCTCACACCCGATGGCCCGCACCGCTGGCGTGGGCGCGCCGGCGATGTGGTGGGCGAAGCCATTGGCGAAGTGGCCGGTAACACCTTGCGTTGGCGCTACCGGCTCAATCTGCCAGTGGACGGTTCGGTTTACGAAGTCAGCTTTGACGACTGGATGTACCTGATGGACGAAGACACCTTGATCAACCGTTCGAGCATGTCCAAATTCGGCGTGGAATGGGGTCAGGTCACCCTGTTCTTTCGGCGCCAATGA
- a CDS encoding DUF6482 family protein — protein MNVHRLSELAVKGEILELQLLSLEGGFYLARVRLEGVEKTLLGDDQQPLRIRSTTHLRDLLQGLPACPCVLVQHSVHDEMCGVREGPIGGLRIPFSLNAAL, from the coding sequence ATGAACGTGCATAGGCTGAGCGAACTGGCTGTGAAAGGCGAAATTCTCGAACTGCAGTTGTTATCGCTGGAGGGCGGCTTCTACCTGGCGCGGGTCCGGCTGGAGGGTGTCGAGAAGACGCTGCTGGGCGATGATCAGCAGCCGCTGCGCATCCGCTCTACCACCCACTTGCGCGACCTGCTGCAGGGGTTGCCCGCGTGTCCCTGCGTGCTGGTGCAACACAGCGTGCACGATGAAATGTGCGGGGTACGCGAAGGGCCGATTGGTGGGTTGCGCATTCCGTTTTCGTTGAACGCGGCGCTCTAA